ACGGAATTTCTTTTTAAATATCGAAGCTTGTGGCTTCGCGGTATTCTTTCAGCAGATTTTCAAAGACTTTTTCTACCGGCAGTATTTCGTCAATTAAAGCCGAAACCTGCCCAATCTCGAGTTCGCCTTCCTCCAGATCACCTTCAAACATTCCGCGTTTTGCGCGCGCACGGCCGAGCGTTTGTTTTAGAGCTTCGGCATCACGGCCTGTTTCATAAAGCTTTTCAAGGTCGTGGAAGAACTTGTTCTTTACGAGTCTTACGGGCGCGAGTTCTTTAAGCGTAAGCTGCGTGTCGCCTTCGTTGAGGGATATGACTTTGTTTTTCCAGTCGGTGTGTGAACTTGCTTCTTCGGTGGCGGCGAAACGCGAACCGATCTGAACGCCGTCGGCACCCAGAATCATCGCGGCTTTCATCTGCGAACCGAGCGCGATGCCGCCCGCGGCGATCAGCGGTTTGGAGATGTGTTTCTTCACGTTGGGGATCAGGCAGAGGGTGGTGGTTTCGTCGCGGCCGTTGTGTCCGCCGGCTTCGAAGCCTTCGGCAACAATAGCGTCAACGCCCGCATCTTCGCATTTGATGGCAAACTTGGTGGAAGATACCACGTGCGCTACTTTGAGGCCTTCTTTCTGAAGGGCTTGGGTGTAGGTCTTTGGGTTTCCGGCGGAAGTGAAAACGATCTTTACGTCTTCTTCAAGGATTATCTTAATTATTTCCTCCAGATTCGGGTATAGCATCGGGATGTTGACGCCAAATGGTTTGTCTGTGGCGGCTTTGCATTTGCGGATGTTCTCGCGCAGGATGTCCGGGTACATGCTGCCGGCACCGATGAGTCCAAGGCCTCCGCTATTGGAAACCGCCGAGGCGAGCCGCCAGCCGGAATGCCAGATCATGCCGCCCTGGATGATGGGGTATTTGATTTCGAAGAGTTGGGTGATGGGATTGGTCATGGGGTAAAGATAAGGAAAAAGAGGCGAGAGGCAAGAGGCGAGATTCAAGAGTCGAGAGGCGAGATTCAAGAAGCGAGAGGCAAGGAAAAAGTGAAGGAAATTTCGGGATGTGGTTGTAGGGATTGCTTCGCTGCGCTCGCAAGGAAGATTTGCGTGGTTGTTGGGGGTTGCTTCGCTGCGCTCGCAATGACGGTTGTTAGAGGTTGCTTCGCTGCGCTCGCAATGATGCGTTGCACTCGCAATGATACAAAAAATCTCCGCCGAGGCAGAGATTTATATTTTAGTTGGTGGCGGTTGTTTTTCGCCAGTCGGTTTTGAAGGTGCAGGTCTTATAACGATCATTGATCGAGATAAAGACGTTGGGTAGTTTTTCCTTTACCCATTGCTCTACCATTTCGTTTTTCTTTTTGTTGAGGGCGAGTTGCTTGATGCGGTCATAATCGGTGGTAATGTCTAAACGGTGTGCCGCAATTACATCATCTACCTTTACGATGCTTACCACTTTTCGGTCGCGTGTGGTGTCCTGAAAGACATCGGTAATATCACCTTTATTCAAACCTGCTATTTGGTAAGAAATAGTTGGCGGAAGATCTAGTTTTTCGATACGGTCGGTACCATCTTCAGCGGTAAGGATTCCGGCGTTGAATTTCGTCTGTTTGTCATCAGAAAACCGGAAAGCAGCTTCTTTGAAAGTGAGTTTACCATCCATGATCAGCGTTCGGATGCTGTCGAGTTCTTTACGGGCGGTCGCGATCTCGTCTGCGTTTGGTTCCGCTTTCAGAAGGATGTGGCGGGCATCGTACATCTTACCGCTTTTCTTGACGAGCTGAATCAGGTGGTAACCGAATTCTGATTCTACAGGTTCTGAAAGTTCGCCTTCCTGAAGGTTCAGGGCAGCGGCTTCGAAGGGTTTCACCATTTTACCGCGACCTATATTGGTATATAAACCGCCATTTGCTGCGGAGCCGGGGTCTTCGGAATAGATACGTGCCTGACTTTCAAAGGATTCGCCGGCGAGGATGTCTTGTTTTATCTTGTTTAGACGTGCAATGATTTCCGCCTTGTGCGCATCGGTGAGTTTCGGATACATGGTGATCTGCGAAAGGCTAACCTCGTCCTTTACTTCGGGTAACTGATAGCGGTAGATGTTGAAAAAATCGGTCACTTCATTGGGAGTAACATCGGCTTTTTCGGTAATTCTGCCGTACTTCATCTGTCCGTAATAGTTGTCAGTATCTATTTTTTCGATGGCATTCCTCATCTCGTAAGATGTACGGAATTTATAGGAAGAAAGCATTGTTTTTTCATCCGGAAACTGGCTTAGGATCTGATTGTATTTCTGGGTGGCATTTTCTTTAATGGCAGCAGAGCGGTTTTCAATCAGTGTATCTCTTTTAGCTTCGTAGATGAGGAGTTTATTGTTAATGATGCTTTCTACAAATTCGCAGCGGTCTGCCACGCTGGCTCCTTGCTGTTGCGCATAATTGGCCTGTTCTTCAATATCTGACTCCAAAATAATTTCATCACCTACTACCACGGCAATCCCGTCAACCAGATCGCCGGATTTTAGCTGGGCATTCATTTTCAGACCAAATAGGGTAAAAATAAACGTGGTAAGAAGTGCGAATTTCAGGTGCTTGTTCATTATCTGTTTTTTAACGATTTGCAAAATTATCATTCTGGGTGATATAAGCTGCATATTTTATTATAATTATTTCTTAAAGTTCTTTTCGAGATCGGCCATGAACTGTGGTTCGATTACGATGGATGTTTTGGCTTCCTGCAGTGCGATGATCTCGCGGAGTTTCTGTTCTGTTACGGCGTCTTTCAGCATCGCGGCAGCTTCTTTTTCCGTCATTTGGGTAGGAGGCAGCAAGTTATCAATGGCGATCAGCAGCGTACGCTGTTCCATCTTCGTTTGGTGTACGCCGGGTGCGAAGGGTACTTTGTATTTGGTGAAAATATCTGCATCTTCGCTCATTTCGCCTTGTTCAAAATGTACCAGGATCTGTTTCTGCTCGTTCATTTTGCCATAATATTTGGCAGATAGCGCTTCCCAGTTCTTCGGGCTTTTCATTTCCTTTCTGATGTTGCCGGCAAGTTTGTCATCCGCAATAATGGCTACACGCCCCTGAGCACGTTTCCCCCACTGATATTTAGACTTGTTGTTCTGATATTGTTCGCTAAGCCATTCCGGATGTTTCGCAATTTCTTCATTCAGGTATTTTGAGAATACATAATCCGAGAAAAGCACTTTTTTAAACTCATTGAGTTCTTTTCTGATCTGTGGCTGGTTTGTAAAATCTTCGCTGTAAAAACTCATCAGATGTTTTGTCTGAAGACCTGTTAAAGCTTCATCCCAAAGCGCAGGTGAAAGTTTTGAGGCCTCGGTTTTTTTATCACCGATAAGCTGCCGAATGTCGTTCGCCGTTATTTTACGGTTGCGGTACTGATATAGCGTTGTAGTGCCTTTTGCCGCTTCAAAATTCTGATAAGATTTCTTCGCTTGCTGAAACTCGGGATATTCTTTGTAGGTAGGGTCAGATTTTACGTAGGCCAGCATCTTGTCCTGTAGGTTTTCGTTATACAGTGATGCGCTGAGCTCTCGCAGGAAAAAGTCTCGGTTTGCTTCCGTAAGTATATACGGCTCGATGTTGTAAATATGAAATACAAAATAGCTGTCACCAAAAAGTATGGGCTCGGACGTGTAGTAGTCTTTCTTCTGCCCTTTGAAAAGCGTGTAGACTTCAGCAGGCAGGGTAGGAGAACCCATCACGATGCCGCCGTTTTCCTTCTCGTGCTCGTTGGCACCATAGGTTTTTGCTATTTCCTGGAAAGGTTTCCCTGCTTTTAAGTCGGTGTAGATCTTATTTTTCGTGGTTTCGGCATTGGCATCATTCGGATAGGAAATGGTACCGAACACGATATATCCCAAACTTGGTCTGGAGCTTAATACTTTGGCAAAGGCAACATAACCGGGTTTGTCAATAAGCTTTGTGTAGCTGTTTGGTGCAAGCGATTTTAGTTCCTGGTAAAGATTGCTGTCTATACTACCAGGTTTTATAAACAGGGGTTTTGCGCTGTTCTTTGTGTATTTCGACAGTGCTTCTTCCATGGTTAACTTACCATTTCTCACCTCATTGTAAACCTGCAGATAGTTATTTTTATCGCCCTGTGTTTTTTGCACGAGAAAAATCTGGACTTCTTTTTCCGTGAGGTTATCCTTCATGAAATCATTGAGGACAGGATCCACCACTGCTTTGGGATAGAAGTGCTGCTCGCGAAGATCAGCCTCTTTTTCCATCATTTTTTCACGGAAAGAGGCGATGGTATCTGCTTTTTTATCGGCCGCAAACTGCTGCAGCAAGATAAAATCTTTCGTAGCACGCAGGGTTTTCGCTATCCCGTTGTGCTGTAATCCGTATTGGTATTCTTTTTTAAAATCGGCCAGCGAAATACTGTCTTTACCAATCGCCATGTATTGTGCCTGAAGCATGGCTATGCCCAAAAGCGCTATAGTGGAAAGTGTTTTTCTCATGGAAGAAATCTGTGTCTAAATTTTGTTGGAAGAAGGTCGAAAAAGTTACACTTCAACTTCAAATGAAGTAAGTTCTTTAAATTCCTGAATTCGGGCATTCATCTCTGCCTCTGTTACCTGCTGAAGGCGCTCGGTCCCGAATTTCTCAACAGTAAATGATGCCATGGCCGACCCAATGATTAATGCTGATTTCATAGTTTCAAAGCTGAAATCTCCTTTTTTAGCCAGATAAGATGCAAACCCGCCAGCGAAAGTATCGCCCGCGCCCGTTGGGTCGAAAACTTCTTCAAGCAGTAACGCCGGAATGGCAAATACTTTACCCGCATGGAAGAGCAGTGCGCCGTGTTCGCCTTTTTTAATGATGACGTATTTTGGGCCCATCGCATGAATTTTTTTGGCTGCCTTGATTAAAGAGTATTCGCCTGAAAGCTGCCGTGCTTCCTCATCGTTGATGGTGATGACGTCGGTTTTAGCAATCATTTCAAGCAGGATGTCCCACGCAGTGTCCATCCAGAAATTCATAGTGTCGAGGATGACCAGTTTCGGGCGGTTATTCATCTTTTCGAGTACGGAAAGCTGAACACCGGGGTGCAGGTTGCCTAACATCAGGATTTCGGCATCCTGCATGGAGTCTGGTATCTTCGGCTCGAAATTCTCCAGCACGTTCACTTCTGTCACCAAGGTATCGCGGGAGTTGAGGTCGTTATGGTAACGGCCACTCCAGAAAAACGTTTTACCGTCTTTCACTATTTCAATACCTTCCACATTCACGCCTCTGTGGGTAAGCTTGTTAAGGTCTTCCTGTGGGAAATCGCCGCCTACTACCGATACGATGCCGGATTTTACATTAAGGATGGAAGCCGCGATGCCAATATAGGTAGCGGCTCCGCCTAATATTTTATCTGTTTTTCCGAAAGGAGTCTCAATGGCGTCGAATGCGACAGAACCAACAACTAAAAGTTTCATTGATAAGGTTTTATTTATTTAAAATGTATTTGAAGGATTATTGCTTCCACTCGAAAGTATCAATTAAATGAAGCAAATCTTTTTTTATGTATTCTACCGCAGGCTTCAGCGAGTCGGGCTTTGGCCGGGAGTTGAAGTAGAGGTTGGCGGTGACATAATGCCGGGTGGAATCTGTCACGAAAAACTGTAGGTTAGAAGCGGTTGGCCCCTGAAGTTCGTAAAAGTTGCCGAAAACCTGCCGCCCCGGATAGCTGAAAGATTTGGTGTCGATGGAGCTGGCTTTGATGGTATGTTCATACACCATTTTTTCCGATTCTTTTACGTGTAAGGCAAAATCATTTTTTATCGGGAAATAGGTGATGAAGACACGCGCGTTCATTTCCGGATAATTAATGTAATACCAACAGTTGTTTTTCGCGTTGATGATCTCTGCAAAGGCTGAATGCTCAAATGTAAATCCGCAGGGGGATGTATATTTTACATACTTAGCCGCCGGATACTCTAACCGAAGTTCACCCGTAGGTTTGGGCTGTGGCTCTTCACCACATGATAACATGCCAAATCCTAAAAAAGTGAAAATGAGTTTTTTAAACATGCCGCAAAAATACAAATTTGATTCGAGATATTTATCCTGTGTTACAGGCGAAAACAATGGTGTTTTCTGTAAAAAAAAGGGTTTGGAAAAG
This DNA window, taken from Chryseobacterium sp. 6424, encodes the following:
- a CDS encoding NAD(P)H-dependent flavin oxidoreductase, which encodes MTNPITQLFEIKYPIIQGGMIWHSGWRLASAVSNSGGLGLIGAGSMYPDILRENIRKCKAATDKPFGVNIPMLYPNLEEIIKIILEEDVKIVFTSAGNPKTYTQALQKEGLKVAHVVSSTKFAIKCEDAGVDAIVAEGFEAGGHNGRDETTTLCLIPNVKKHISKPLIAAGGIALGSQMKAAMILGADGVQIGSRFAATEEASSHTDWKNKVISLNEGDTQLTLKELAPVRLVKNKFFHDLEKLYETGRDAEALKQTLGRARAKRGMFEGDLEEGELEIGQVSALIDEILPVEKVFENLLKEYREATSFDI
- a CDS encoding peptidylprolyl isomerase; this translates as MNKHLKFALLTTFIFTLFGLKMNAQLKSGDLVDGIAVVVGDEIILESDIEEQANYAQQQGASVADRCEFVESIINNKLLIYEAKRDTLIENRSAAIKENATQKYNQILSQFPDEKTMLSSYKFRTSYEMRNAIEKIDTDNYYGQMKYGRITEKADVTPNEVTDFFNIYRYQLPEVKDEVSLSQITMYPKLTDAHKAEIIARLNKIKQDILAGESFESQARIYSEDPGSAANGGLYTNIGRGKMVKPFEAAALNLQEGELSEPVESEFGYHLIQLVKKSGKMYDARHILLKAEPNADEIATARKELDSIRTLIMDGKLTFKEAAFRFSDDKQTKFNAGILTAEDGTDRIEKLDLPPTISYQIAGLNKGDITDVFQDTTRDRKVVSIVKVDDVIAAHRLDITTDYDRIKQLALNKKKNEMVEQWVKEKLPNVFISINDRYKTCTFKTDWRKTTATN
- a CDS encoding PfkB family carbohydrate kinase; the encoded protein is MKLLVVGSVAFDAIETPFGKTDKILGGAATYIGIAASILNVKSGIVSVVGGDFPQEDLNKLTHRGVNVEGIEIVKDGKTFFWSGRYHNDLNSRDTLVTEVNVLENFEPKIPDSMQDAEILMLGNLHPGVQLSVLEKMNNRPKLVILDTMNFWMDTAWDILLEMIAKTDVITINDEEARQLSGEYSLIKAAKKIHAMGPKYVIIKKGEHGALLFHAGKVFAIPALLLEEVFDPTGAGDTFAGGFASYLAKKGDFSFETMKSALIIGSAMASFTVEKFGTERLQQVTEAEMNARIQEFKELTSFEVEV
- the gldD gene encoding gliding motility lipoprotein GldD — translated: MFKKLIFTFLGFGMLSCGEEPQPKPTGELRLEYPAAKYVKYTSPCGFTFEHSAFAEIINAKNNCWYYINYPEMNARVFITYFPIKNDFALHVKESEKMVYEHTIKASSIDTKSFSYPGRQVFGNFYELQGPTASNLQFFVTDSTRHYVTANLYFNSRPKPDSLKPAVEYIKKDLLHLIDTFEWKQ